A single Drosophila miranda strain MSH22 chromosome XR, D.miranda_PacBio2.1, whole genome shotgun sequence DNA region contains:
- the LOC108150918 gene encoding protein naked cuticle isoform X1 gives MAGNIVKWWKHKILGGYKQFSVQECTTDSEELMYHQVRASSSCSAPPDLLLVSERDNNIQLRSPVVNIITTPPGNASGSASNKQQQLQQQQQQQQQGHQHHHQAMPMPHTHASRHHHHQQQQQLPQDMSSSGSHTKHLRISSSSGGKHGKYANMQQQQQQQQTAAAATGVDEDVVDAAAAAAAAPHGAHQQMHSRHLHHHKEERIRLEEFTCDVSVEGGKSSQPLQFSFTFYDLDGHHGKITKDDIVGIVYTIYESIGKSVVVPHCGSKTINVRLTVSPEGKSKSAQQPAMAMGVVPASVPLPAAALGNNNNSNSNSNNNNKLKKLPTGLAAMSKQMNGGSGGGGALTTSAGTRRQHRYRPRKLIKSDDEDDDSNSEKEKEKERERERESHAADQQPSGSGSKGAGSKSHHHHHHHGRYQKNQSGAKLEQQQQQQQQQQQQLCCADTPDNTYENMLNLKQDTQAAGNDATIPDCPSSHRQLQHQRQQDIYMKQATQRVKMLRRARKQKYQDHCLETRQRSLSVGNDSGNWQNRHLQQSLQQQPQAAHKSASVSPPPLAGELMLDGVQLRQPRLPHQSHHQQLQQQQQQQQQQQQRKSAECWKSALNRNDLISIIRESMEKNRLCFQLNGKPQANVSPIRQPAAQQQQQQQQRQRSSTGSKIPTLIANHSPAAPQSPLSCSPPPCTLSLSLSSSNHPAAATCSIPVPAQAQAQGQGQAQAQAQAQAQVPAPPAVIEVGGGHHQHDHPQPHIPIYHQQLAINPAVLAAQHSHNSAHNKLNLCGYDSFLHATICGGGSAAHSPPPTPSNVATVQPIPKKSHNQKSLLQGYQRLEQQQQQRSSKDYKNYGNLIYAKLSEQLQQKEREQRRHRHKQQQQQHHHQQQQQQQQQQNQQQQQQQQPLKPKEESLAEQRPPTSSSSSAGSKIFGDALECAHLLASEEEDLPASPPLTHSTPSKVVSTDTLIDLNDDVGEAVAEAVTESGGKQQQQQALEADEGQEQEVELDTSASSSMIHRYVHEHIHHHYHHFKEQQDV, from the exons TCCAGGAATGCACCACAGACTCCGAGGAGCTGATGTATCACCAGGTGCGTGCCTCCTCCTCGTGCAGCGCCCCGCCCGACCTGCTGCTGGTCAGCGAACGTGACAATAATATACAACTGCGATCGCCGGTGGTTAATATAATCACCACGCCACCGGGCAATGCCTCCGGTTCGGCAAGcaacaaacagcagcagctgcagcagcagcagcagcagcagcagcaggggcaccagcatcatcatcaggccatgcccatgccccatACCCATGCCAGCaggcaccaccaccaccaacagcagcagcagctgccgcaGGACATGAGCAGTAGTGGCAGCCACACGAAGCATTTacgcatcagcagcagctccgGGGGCAAGCACGGCAAATATGCAAAtatgcaacaacaacaacaacaacaacagacgGCGGCTGCGGCGACAGGCGTCGATGAGGATGTGGTCGatgcggcagcggcagcggcagccgctCCACATGGAGCCCATCAGCAGATGCATTCGCGTCACTTGCACCACCACAAGGAGGAGCGCATCCGATTGGAG GAATTCACCTGCGACGTATCCGTGGAGGGTGGCAAGTCCTCGCAGCCGTTGCAGTTCTCGTTCACGTTCTACGATCTGGACGGGCATCATGGCAAGATAACAAAGGACGACATTGTGGGGATTGTGTATACCATATACGAGTCGATTGGCAAGTCCGTGGTGGTGCCCCACTGTGGCAGCAAGACAATCAATGTGCGCCTCACCGTCAGTCCCGAGGGCAAATCGAAATCCGCACAGCAGCCGGCGATGGCGATGGGCGTTGTCCCCGCTTCTGTGCCCCTTCCAGCGGCAGCActcggcaacaacaacaatagcaacagcaacagcaacaacaacaacaaactgAAGAAGTTGCCCACGGGCCTGGCAGCCATGTCGAAACAAATGAACGGCGGCAGTGGCGGCGGTGGAGCGCTAACGACATCCGCCGGCACACGCCGCCAGCATCGGTATCGACCGCGCAAACTGATTAAGTCcgacgacgaggacgatgACAGCAACAGCgaaaaggagaaggagaaggagagagagagagagagggagtcgCATGCAGCAGACCAGCAGCCAAGTGGGAGCGGTAGCAAGGGTGCTGGCAGCAAGAGCCACcatcatcaccatcatcaCGGCAGATACCAGAAGAACCAGAGCGGCGCCAAATtggagcaacagcaacagcaacagcaacagcaacagcagcagctgtgcTGTGCTGACACGCCGGACAATACCTACGAGAATATGTTGAATCTCAAACAGGATACACAGGCGGCGGGCAACGATGCCACGATTCCCGACTGTCCTTCATCGCACCGCCAGCTGCAacatcagcggcagcaggacATCTACATGAAGCAGGCCACACAGCGCGTGAAGATGTTGCGGAGGGCGCGCAAACAAAAG TACCAGGATCACTGCTTGGAGACGCGCCAGCGCAGCCTCTCGGTGGGCAATGATTCCGGCAATTGGCAGAACCGCCATTTGCAACAGtcgctgcagcagcagccacaggcGGCACACAAGAGTGCCTCGGTGTCGCCACCGCCCCTGGCGGGGGAGCTAATGCTGGACGGAGTGCAGCTGCGCCAGCCACGGCTCCCCCATCAATCCCATCatcagcagctgcagcagcagcagcagcagcagcagcagcagcagcagcggaagTCGGCCGAGTGCTGGAAATCGGCTCTAAATCGAAACGATTTGATAAGCATCATCAGGGAGAGCATGGAGAAGAATCGCCTGTGTTTTCAGCTGAATGg aaaaccCCAAGCCAATGTGAGTCCCATACGGCAACCGgcagcacaacaacaacaacaacaacagcaacgccAACGCTCCAGTACGGGATCGAAAATTCCAACACTAATTGCCAACCACAGTCCTGCCGCCCCCCAGTCTCCGCTCAGCTGCAGCCCACCACCCTGCACCctgtctctgtccctgtcCAGCAGCAACCATCCGGCGGCAGCCACCTGCAGCATTCCGGTGCCAGCACAGGCACAAgcacagggacagggacaggcacaggcacaggcacaggcacaggcacaggtgCCAGCGCCTCCGGCGGTCATCGAGGTGGGGGGAGGTCATCATCAACACGACCATCCCCAACCGCACATACCCATCTACCATCAGCAGCTGGCCATTAATCCGGCCGTACTGGCCGCCCAGCACAGTCACAACAGTGCCCACAACAAGCTAAATCTCTGTGGCTACGATTCGTTCCTGCATGCCACAATCTGTGGCGGCGGATCGGCCGCCCACTCGCCACCGCCGACGCCGAGCAATGTGGCCACAGTGCAGCCCATACCCAAGAAGAGTCACAATCAGAAGAGCCTGCTGCAAGGCTACCAGCgactggagcagcagcagcagcagcggtccAGCAAGGACTACAAGAACTACGGCAATCTCATCTATGCCAAGCTCAGCGAACAGCTGCAGCAGAAGGAGCGGGAGCAGCGTCGGCATCGCCacaagcagcaacagcagcagcatcaccatcagcagcagcagcagcaacagcagcaacagaaccaacagcagcagcagcagcagcagccactgaAACCGAAGGAGGAATCTCTAGCAGAGCAGCGTCCTCCCACTTCGAGCTCCAGCTCCGCAGGCTCCAAAATCTTTGGCGATGCCTTGGAGTGCGCGCACCTCTTGGCCAGCGAGGAGGAGGATCTGCCGGCCAGCCCACCGCTGACTCACAGCACTCCCAGCAAGGTGGTCAGCACCGATACCCTCATCGATCTGAACGACGATGTGGGTGAGGCCGTGGCCGAGGCCGTCACCGAGAGTGGTGgaaagcagcaacagcagcaggcccTGGAGGCCGATGAGGGGCAAGAGCAAGAGGTGGAGCTGGACACCAGTGCCTCCAGCTCGATGATCCATCGCTATGTGCACGAGCACATCCACCATCACTACCATCACTTcaaggagcagcaggatgTCTGA
- the LOC108150918 gene encoding protein naked cuticle isoform X2, with amino-acid sequence MYHQVRASSSCSAPPDLLLVSERDNNIQLRSPVVNIITTPPGNASGSASNKQQQLQQQQQQQQQGHQHHHQAMPMPHTHASRHHHHQQQQQLPQDMSSSGSHTKHLRISSSSGGKHGKYANMQQQQQQQQTAAAATGVDEDVVDAAAAAAAAPHGAHQQMHSRHLHHHKEERIRLEEFTCDVSVEGGKSSQPLQFSFTFYDLDGHHGKITKDDIVGIVYTIYESIGKSVVVPHCGSKTINVRLTVSPEGKSKSAQQPAMAMGVVPASVPLPAAALGNNNNSNSNSNNNNKLKKLPTGLAAMSKQMNGGSGGGGALTTSAGTRRQHRYRPRKLIKSDDEDDDSNSEKEKEKERERERESHAADQQPSGSGSKGAGSKSHHHHHHHGRYQKNQSGAKLEQQQQQQQQQQQQLCCADTPDNTYENMLNLKQDTQAAGNDATIPDCPSSHRQLQHQRQQDIYMKQATQRVKMLRRARKQKYQDHCLETRQRSLSVGNDSGNWQNRHLQQSLQQQPQAAHKSASVSPPPLAGELMLDGVQLRQPRLPHQSHHQQLQQQQQQQQQQQQRKSAECWKSALNRNDLISIIRESMEKNRLCFQLNGKPQANVSPIRQPAAQQQQQQQQRQRSSTGSKIPTLIANHSPAAPQSPLSCSPPPCTLSLSLSSSNHPAAATCSIPVPAQAQAQGQGQAQAQAQAQAQVPAPPAVIEVGGGHHQHDHPQPHIPIYHQQLAINPAVLAAQHSHNSAHNKLNLCGYDSFLHATICGGGSAAHSPPPTPSNVATVQPIPKKSHNQKSLLQGYQRLEQQQQQRSSKDYKNYGNLIYAKLSEQLQQKEREQRRHRHKQQQQQHHHQQQQQQQQQQNQQQQQQQQPLKPKEESLAEQRPPTSSSSSAGSKIFGDALECAHLLASEEEDLPASPPLTHSTPSKVVSTDTLIDLNDDVGEAVAEAVTESGGKQQQQQALEADEGQEQEVELDTSASSSMIHRYVHEHIHHHYHHFKEQQDV; translated from the exons ATGTATCACCAGGTGCGTGCCTCCTCCTCGTGCAGCGCCCCGCCCGACCTGCTGCTGGTCAGCGAACGTGACAATAATATACAACTGCGATCGCCGGTGGTTAATATAATCACCACGCCACCGGGCAATGCCTCCGGTTCGGCAAGcaacaaacagcagcagctgcagcagcagcagcagcagcagcagcaggggcaccagcatcatcatcaggccatgcccatgccccatACCCATGCCAGCaggcaccaccaccaccaacagcagcagcagctgccgcaGGACATGAGCAGTAGTGGCAGCCACACGAAGCATTTacgcatcagcagcagctccgGGGGCAAGCACGGCAAATATGCAAAtatgcaacaacaacaacaacaacaacagacgGCGGCTGCGGCGACAGGCGTCGATGAGGATGTGGTCGatgcggcagcggcagcggcagccgctCCACATGGAGCCCATCAGCAGATGCATTCGCGTCACTTGCACCACCACAAGGAGGAGCGCATCCGATTGGAG GAATTCACCTGCGACGTATCCGTGGAGGGTGGCAAGTCCTCGCAGCCGTTGCAGTTCTCGTTCACGTTCTACGATCTGGACGGGCATCATGGCAAGATAACAAAGGACGACATTGTGGGGATTGTGTATACCATATACGAGTCGATTGGCAAGTCCGTGGTGGTGCCCCACTGTGGCAGCAAGACAATCAATGTGCGCCTCACCGTCAGTCCCGAGGGCAAATCGAAATCCGCACAGCAGCCGGCGATGGCGATGGGCGTTGTCCCCGCTTCTGTGCCCCTTCCAGCGGCAGCActcggcaacaacaacaatagcaacagcaacagcaacaacaacaacaaactgAAGAAGTTGCCCACGGGCCTGGCAGCCATGTCGAAACAAATGAACGGCGGCAGTGGCGGCGGTGGAGCGCTAACGACATCCGCCGGCACACGCCGCCAGCATCGGTATCGACCGCGCAAACTGATTAAGTCcgacgacgaggacgatgACAGCAACAGCgaaaaggagaaggagaaggagagagagagagagagggagtcgCATGCAGCAGACCAGCAGCCAAGTGGGAGCGGTAGCAAGGGTGCTGGCAGCAAGAGCCACcatcatcaccatcatcaCGGCAGATACCAGAAGAACCAGAGCGGCGCCAAATtggagcaacagcaacagcaacagcaacagcaacagcagcagctgtgcTGTGCTGACACGCCGGACAATACCTACGAGAATATGTTGAATCTCAAACAGGATACACAGGCGGCGGGCAACGATGCCACGATTCCCGACTGTCCTTCATCGCACCGCCAGCTGCAacatcagcggcagcaggacATCTACATGAAGCAGGCCACACAGCGCGTGAAGATGTTGCGGAGGGCGCGCAAACAAAAG TACCAGGATCACTGCTTGGAGACGCGCCAGCGCAGCCTCTCGGTGGGCAATGATTCCGGCAATTGGCAGAACCGCCATTTGCAACAGtcgctgcagcagcagccacaggcGGCACACAAGAGTGCCTCGGTGTCGCCACCGCCCCTGGCGGGGGAGCTAATGCTGGACGGAGTGCAGCTGCGCCAGCCACGGCTCCCCCATCAATCCCATCatcagcagctgcagcagcagcagcagcagcagcagcagcagcagcagcggaagTCGGCCGAGTGCTGGAAATCGGCTCTAAATCGAAACGATTTGATAAGCATCATCAGGGAGAGCATGGAGAAGAATCGCCTGTGTTTTCAGCTGAATGg aaaaccCCAAGCCAATGTGAGTCCCATACGGCAACCGgcagcacaacaacaacaacaacaacagcaacgccAACGCTCCAGTACGGGATCGAAAATTCCAACACTAATTGCCAACCACAGTCCTGCCGCCCCCCAGTCTCCGCTCAGCTGCAGCCCACCACCCTGCACCctgtctctgtccctgtcCAGCAGCAACCATCCGGCGGCAGCCACCTGCAGCATTCCGGTGCCAGCACAGGCACAAgcacagggacagggacaggcacaggcacaggcacaggcacaggcacaggtgCCAGCGCCTCCGGCGGTCATCGAGGTGGGGGGAGGTCATCATCAACACGACCATCCCCAACCGCACATACCCATCTACCATCAGCAGCTGGCCATTAATCCGGCCGTACTGGCCGCCCAGCACAGTCACAACAGTGCCCACAACAAGCTAAATCTCTGTGGCTACGATTCGTTCCTGCATGCCACAATCTGTGGCGGCGGATCGGCCGCCCACTCGCCACCGCCGACGCCGAGCAATGTGGCCACAGTGCAGCCCATACCCAAGAAGAGTCACAATCAGAAGAGCCTGCTGCAAGGCTACCAGCgactggagcagcagcagcagcagcggtccAGCAAGGACTACAAGAACTACGGCAATCTCATCTATGCCAAGCTCAGCGAACAGCTGCAGCAGAAGGAGCGGGAGCAGCGTCGGCATCGCCacaagcagcaacagcagcagcatcaccatcagcagcagcagcagcaacagcagcaacagaaccaacagcagcagcagcagcagcagccactgaAACCGAAGGAGGAATCTCTAGCAGAGCAGCGTCCTCCCACTTCGAGCTCCAGCTCCGCAGGCTCCAAAATCTTTGGCGATGCCTTGGAGTGCGCGCACCTCTTGGCCAGCGAGGAGGAGGATCTGCCGGCCAGCCCACCGCTGACTCACAGCACTCCCAGCAAGGTGGTCAGCACCGATACCCTCATCGATCTGAACGACGATGTGGGTGAGGCCGTGGCCGAGGCCGTCACCGAGAGTGGTGgaaagcagcaacagcagcaggcccTGGAGGCCGATGAGGGGCAAGAGCAAGAGGTGGAGCTGGACACCAGTGCCTCCAGCTCGATGATCCATCGCTATGTGCACGAGCACATCCACCATCACTACCATCACTTcaaggagcagcaggatgTCTGA
- the LOC108150918 gene encoding protein naked cuticle isoform X3: MAGNIVKWWKHKILGGYKQFSVQECTTDSEELMYHQVRASSSCSAPPDLLLVSERDNNIQLRSPVVNIITTPPGNASGSASNKQQQLQQQQQQQQQGHQHHHQAMPMPHTHASRHHHHQQQQQLPQDMSSSGSHTKHLRISSSSGGKHGKYANMQQQQQQQQTAAAATGVDEDVVDAAAAAAAAPHGAHQQMHSRHLHHHKEERIRLEEFTCDVSVEGGKSSQPLQFSFTFYDLDGHHGKITKDDIVGIVYTIYESIGKSVVVPHCGSKTINVRLTVSPEGKSKSAQQPAMAMGVVPASVPLPAAALGNNNNSNSNSNNNNKLKKLPTGLAAMSKQMNGGSGGGGALTTSAGTRRQHRYRPRKLIKSDDEDDDSNSEKEKEKERERERESHAADQQPSGSGSKGAGSKSHHHHHHHGRYQKNQSGAKLEQQQQQQQQQQQQLCCADTPDNTYENMLNLKQDTQAAGNDATIPDCPSSHRQLQHQRQQDIYMKQATQRVKMLRRARKQKKTPSQCESHTATGSTTTTTTTATPTLQYGIENSNTNCQPQSCRPPVSAQLQPTTLHPVSVPVQQQPSGGSHLQHSGASTGTSTGTGTGTGTGTGTGTGASASGGHRGGGRSSSTRPSPTAHTHLPSAAGH; encoded by the exons TCCAGGAATGCACCACAGACTCCGAGGAGCTGATGTATCACCAGGTGCGTGCCTCCTCCTCGTGCAGCGCCCCGCCCGACCTGCTGCTGGTCAGCGAACGTGACAATAATATACAACTGCGATCGCCGGTGGTTAATATAATCACCACGCCACCGGGCAATGCCTCCGGTTCGGCAAGcaacaaacagcagcagctgcagcagcagcagcagcagcagcagcaggggcaccagcatcatcatcaggccatgcccatgccccatACCCATGCCAGCaggcaccaccaccaccaacagcagcagcagctgccgcaGGACATGAGCAGTAGTGGCAGCCACACGAAGCATTTacgcatcagcagcagctccgGGGGCAAGCACGGCAAATATGCAAAtatgcaacaacaacaacaacaacaacagacgGCGGCTGCGGCGACAGGCGTCGATGAGGATGTGGTCGatgcggcagcggcagcggcagccgctCCACATGGAGCCCATCAGCAGATGCATTCGCGTCACTTGCACCACCACAAGGAGGAGCGCATCCGATTGGAG GAATTCACCTGCGACGTATCCGTGGAGGGTGGCAAGTCCTCGCAGCCGTTGCAGTTCTCGTTCACGTTCTACGATCTGGACGGGCATCATGGCAAGATAACAAAGGACGACATTGTGGGGATTGTGTATACCATATACGAGTCGATTGGCAAGTCCGTGGTGGTGCCCCACTGTGGCAGCAAGACAATCAATGTGCGCCTCACCGTCAGTCCCGAGGGCAAATCGAAATCCGCACAGCAGCCGGCGATGGCGATGGGCGTTGTCCCCGCTTCTGTGCCCCTTCCAGCGGCAGCActcggcaacaacaacaatagcaacagcaacagcaacaacaacaacaaactgAAGAAGTTGCCCACGGGCCTGGCAGCCATGTCGAAACAAATGAACGGCGGCAGTGGCGGCGGTGGAGCGCTAACGACATCCGCCGGCACACGCCGCCAGCATCGGTATCGACCGCGCAAACTGATTAAGTCcgacgacgaggacgatgACAGCAACAGCgaaaaggagaaggagaaggagagagagagagagagggagtcgCATGCAGCAGACCAGCAGCCAAGTGGGAGCGGTAGCAAGGGTGCTGGCAGCAAGAGCCACcatcatcaccatcatcaCGGCAGATACCAGAAGAACCAGAGCGGCGCCAAATtggagcaacagcaacagcaacagcaacagcaacagcagcagctgtgcTGTGCTGACACGCCGGACAATACCTACGAGAATATGTTGAATCTCAAACAGGATACACAGGCGGCGGGCAACGATGCCACGATTCCCGACTGTCCTTCATCGCACCGCCAGCTGCAacatcagcggcagcaggacATCTACATGAAGCAGGCCACACAGCGCGTGAAGATGTTGCGGAGGGCGCGCAAACAAAAG aaaaccCCAAGCCAATGTGAGTCCCATACGGCAACCGgcagcacaacaacaacaacaacaacagcaacgccAACGCTCCAGTACGGGATCGAAAATTCCAACACTAATTGCCAACCACAGTCCTGCCGCCCCCCAGTCTCCGCTCAGCTGCAGCCCACCACCCTGCACCctgtctctgtccctgtcCAGCAGCAACCATCCGGCGGCAGCCACCTGCAGCATTCCGGTGCCAGCACAGGCACAAgcacagggacagggacaggcacaggcacaggcacaggcacaggcacaggtgCCAGCGCCTCCGGCGGTCATCGAGGTGGGGGGAGGTCATCATCAACACGACCATCCCCAACCGCACATACCCATCTACCATCAGCAGCTGGCCATTAA